One Helianthus annuus cultivar XRQ/B chromosome 12, HanXRQr2.0-SUNRISE, whole genome shotgun sequence genomic region harbors:
- the LOC110892463 gene encoding DNA ligase 1-like has product MVYYPGHNRMKNKNRVYEDGDEFNPDRTTPRSRMFARMKREILMKLEREIELLERETEERQVETTEKETGEFNSHGNEDMKEKEMFDDHKNSEKEREQEWSKEKENRDAERGTKDEDMKGLEIEDHQKDEENDEEKMAVATEKRILAKKRKLQSTSDVKMKKRRMQKPREQKRKKGYPDLATTVSDKRRKTATEDRLATERLLATKNRLATERFSGTELALTTVQRLSATKREMNNNITILGITKQFLADLWTHYDKFKEKAFYHRRRRDESLRMLSLGDGISI; this is encoded by the coding sequence ATGGTATACTATCCCGGGCACAACCGGATGAAGAACAAAAATAGAGTATACGAAGACGGAGACGAATTCAACCCCGATCGCACAACACCGCGATCACGAATGTTCGCAAGAATGAAGCGAGAGATTCTAATGAAATTAGAACGCGAAATCGAGTTACTGGAACGAGAGACGGAAGAAAGACAAGTAGAAACAACGGAAAAAGAAACGGGAGAGTTTAATTCTCACGGtaatgaagatatgaaagaaaaGGAGATGTTTGATGATCATAAGAACAGCGAGAAGGAACGAGAACAGGAATGGTCGAAAGAGAAAGAGAACCGAGATGCCGAGAGAGGGACGAAGGATGAAGACATGAAAGGATTGGAAATAGAGGATCATCAAAAGGATGAAGAAAATGACGAAGAAAAGATGGCTGTAGCGACAGAAAAAAGAATACTAGCGAAAAAAAGGAAATTACAATCGACATCAGATGTTAAAATGAAGAAAAGAAGGATGCAGAAACCGCGGGAACAAAAAAGAAAGAAAGGATATCCAGATTTAGCGACGACAGTTAGTGACAAAAGAAGAAAGACAGCGACAGAAGACAGATTAGCGACAGAACGATTATTAGCAACAAAAAACCGATTAGCGACAGAACGATTTAGTGGCACTGAATTGGCATTAACGACGGTTCAAAGACTTTCAGCAACAAAAAGGGAAATGAACAATAATATTACTATACTCGGCATCACAAAACAATTCTTGGCAGACCTATGGACGCATTATGATAAATTCAAAGAGAAGGCATTTTATCATCGACGAAGACGAGACGAGTCATTACGAATGCTAAGTTTAGGGGATGGTATTAGTATATAA